The proteins below come from a single Biomphalaria glabrata chromosome 10, xgBioGlab47.1, whole genome shotgun sequence genomic window:
- the LOC106075263 gene encoding uncharacterized protein LOC106075263, with protein MIHVFNKFAILMNSQLQKSCDFKDHTKSHLLPYRSMPSQASSTKLLTMPGLLRLNSVGEDSSINHVKTNEISLAGIRSLPLASIFQLTPHNHLKKSFSSPLSSTTVGHTLQGRSRMSLFSQLTNSGKQSFSLDHSFKYSHHTDSSFQSPLRLNMSRALHSYHSAPDFSSASLPSTSLAKLLQPEIQTATKIIAESFQPALVISPDQPANLCKEESRNMHTHEADVEVNTQEILNASDSSVCSIETSQVVDEDESDLSDSFSCNHSVSDISSSHNSNILNKPQASNCMGQLSVLSTQRKVVKKGRPSSKKQRKRQRQKQKHAMNCSSKESSSKTLDCSAVINSACKSSTPVKFESKMSKQPSCVLFTLQSDSDLSDCESEDSDWSSCDATVSPMKDNSFSVALSLDAIFKQKNIPSLESVITSASDSSSDSDFSFLSVNDETDGGEQLVNGNAIEEINAKWEKCYPSAGFRSCVAMTTKENIENPLIKVRFAAEPELLTVYLVGTEDRCGTWQHYALDRERFGRRIQEISNIVSPILEQQHRAKVCERNIKLVSCAI; from the exons ATGATTCACGTGTTTAACAAGTTTGCAATTTTAATGAACAGCCAACTTCAGAAGTCTTGTGATTTTAAAGATCACACAAAAAGTCATTTACTACCATATAGATCTATGCCTAGCCAAGCATCATCCACGAAACTTTTAACAATGCCTGGATTGTTACGTTTAAATAGTGTTGGTGAAGATTCATCAATCAATCATGTGAAAACCAATGAGATCAGTCTAGCAGGCATACGATCGTTGCCATTGGCATCGATTTTTCAGTTAACACCACATAATCATTTGAAAAAGTCATTTTCTTCTCCCCTGTCTTCAACAACAGTTGGCCATACTTTGCAAGGAAGATCAAGGATGTCTCTCTTCAGTCAGTTAACAAATTCAGGAAAACAGTCTTTTTCTTTAGATCACAGTTTTAAATACAGCCATCACACAGATTCAAGTTTTCAAAGTCCTTTGAGACTAAACATGAGTAGAGCTTTACACAGCTATCACAGTGCTCCCGACTTCAGTTCTGCTAGCCTACCCTCAACATCGTTGGCTAAACTTTTACAGCCTGAAATTCAAACTGCGACAAAAATTATTGCAGAATCATTTCAGCCAGCGCTGGTAATCAGTCCAGATCAGCCTGCTAATCTCTGCAAAGAAGAGAGCCGAAACATGCATACTCATGAAGCAGACGTAGAAGTTAATACTCAGGAAATTTTAAATGCTAGTGACAGCTCAGTATGTAGTATTGAAACTTCTCAGGTTGTCGATGAAGATGAAAGTGACTTGTCAGATAGTTTCAGCTGTAATCATTCGGTTAGTGATATTAGCAGTAGTCATAATagtaacattttaaacaagCCACAAGCTTCGAACTGTATGGGCCAGCTCTCTGTTCTTTCTACGCAAAGGAAAGTTGTGAAAAAAGGCCGTCCATCATccaaaaagcaaagaaaaagacAGCGTCAAAAACAGAAACATGCCATGAATTGTTCTTCAAAGGAATCTTCTTCAAAAACTCTTGACTGTAGTGCTGTGATAAATTCTGCATGTAAATCATCCACACCTGTTAAATTTGAATCAAAAATGAGCAAACAGCCTTCCTGTGTTTTATTTACTCTGCAGTCAGATTCGGATCTGTCTGATTGTGAAAGTGAGGACAGTGACTGGTCAAGTTGTGATGCTACAGTTTCTCCAAtgaaagataactctttcaGTGTTGCCTTAAGTCTTGATGCAATTTTTAAGCAGAAGAACATTCCTAGTCTTGAAAGTGTCATCACCTCCGCTAGTGATAGCTCCTCCGATTCAGActtttctttcctgtctgttaATGAcgaaacagatggtggtgagcAGTTGGTGAATGGTAATGCAATAGAAGAAATTAATGCCAAGTGGGAAAAGTGCTACCCCTCTGCTGGCTTCAGAAGCTGTGTAGCTATGACtacaaaagaaaacattgagaaCCCTCTCATTAAG gtACGTTTTGCAGCAGAGCCTGAACTGTTGACAGTTTATTTGGTTGGAACCGAAGATCGCTGTGGAACATGGCAGCACTATGCATTAGATAGAGAGCGTTTTGGGAGACGCATTCAGGAAATCAGTAACATAGTTTCACCTATCCTTGAACAGCAACATCGTGCCAAAGTTTGTGAACGAAATATCAAACTTGTCAGCTGTGCAatttga